The nucleotide sequence atatttttcatttatgaTATGATTTCTTTGCCGTAGAATTTAATAGTCTGGTTCAATTCAATTTGTAACCTAAAAATATTGAGGCtgcaaaggtaaaaaaaaaagtccaatttCTTAAGAAACATAGATTGTAAAATAAATCATGCATTTAATGGAAGCAAGCATCACATTGTGCACGATCACAAATGTTCTCTGCTCAATTTTCGAATGATTAGGTGTCtttatcaataaagttttatttttctgacaaacattttgaaaactgtacAGTGCTGTTATAAAGGTGTGAGGTTTGGAGGAACTACTCCTGGAACTCTTTTGTCTCAGAGCGAGAAAGAGAGTGATGGATTAGTATTTCGCCCACGCGTCATACTGGGACACGGCTAAAAGACCGCTATTCATGTGTGGGAGTGTGAGGGGTCAGCGCCGAGCAGGGAGAGAATGGAGATCGTACGTGCTAACGCGTGGGTAATCATTCTGACAGATCACACCATCTACCCTCACCCAGTAGGACtcagcaaagaaagaaaagaagacaccttaagtgtgttttcatcacttttattttttcacaataGTGTAAAACATGTGTCAGATGTGTGGAAACGGACCTGAGAATGCCACAGGGACATGTAGAAACACATCAATGCAATAACACGGGTGGAAAAATCTCTATGAATAAGAGATAATTGTACATAACACAACAGTATAATCTATACTATCAttgtacataaaataaaaacacaacttacCAGACAGTCAAGAAATGTTAGACTGATTATCACCGAAGAATATCCTTATTCTGTTAGAAAGCAGTGGAAAATACCAATATAATGTGAGAATATCAAAATATTGGAAAGAGAAGAGGATGCTGGGAGATAGAAAGGAGATAAACTGGTCTGCAGGAGAGCTGAGAACGAGAGCAGCTACAAAAGAGGGAGTTTcagtaaaagagagagagcgagagagggagagtcaATGTGGGATTAATTCCGGCTCTTTAGTCTTTTCCCTCTTTCATGTCGTCTGGCTCTCCGGCGGCCGTGTGGCTGGAGGCGGTTGGCACGGAGTGCGTGCCCCCCAGCCAGTCCCAGTGCGAGAAGAAGGGGGCGAAGTTAGTGCCGGGGCGCTGGTGGTGGGCGTCGTGCTTCGGCGCGCCTCCCCAGAGGCCAAAGGGCACCAGGTTGTGCATGGACCAGGGGAAGTCGTAGCCGCAGTGGTCCTCGGTGGAGACGTACACGTTGAAGACCATGAAGGCCCACGTCGTGAGGCAGTGGCACTGCAGCAGGATGGGGTCCACCGTGGCCCAGAAGCCCACGCTGAACAGCTCCCAGCCCGACAGGTACTGCGTGACCAGGCTGAACGGCTGGTTGTACTGGTGGTGCACGGCGTGGAAGGTGCGGTACAGCCAGGGCACCCGGTGGTGCAGCAGGTGCCACAGATAGTACTGGAAGTCGAAGACCACCATGCAGCCCAGGATTCCCAGGGAGAAGCTCCAGAGGGTGGGCGCCTCCCGGGGCAGCGGGGTCGGCGGCCTCCACAGCCACTGGGCCACCGCGGCGGGGAAGATGTAGAGCAGGTGGTTGTAGACCGTGACCCCCAGGGTGGTCCAGATGTTGGGCCAGGTGACGAGCCTGTCCGGGTGCAGCCGGTACCGGTTGATGCAGGGCCAGGAGGGAGCCAGCAGGTCCAGCACGGTGTAGAGACCAACCAGAAGAAAGTAGGTGGTGATGGAGAGCGCCACGGGGAAGAGGGGGCTCCTCAGGAAGTCGTGGTGGTTCTGGTGGAGGTAGTCCCAAATGGgctgcaggaccaggtctcCAGACTGGCCCCCAGTCACGTTGTCCACCTCCGACATCCAGGATAAAGCCTCGCTTCTTAGTAATCTGCCTGTTCTCATCACTATCTTGGCGTTTCTCTCCTAAAGAGGGCTGGTCCAAGAGGATTATCTCCTAACAAGCCTCAGGAGAGGATAAAGAGGCTCTAAATGAATGGAAGGGTCCAATCAGATTCCTCCTTTAGGTTAAGCGGCACACAAATTGTCCGGCGATGCCGTGCCAAATTGGACTGGCGAACCGTCCCAGTCTCTTATGTATGTTCAagccccacctccaccccttcACCCACCCTCTGCATTCTAAAAGAAGGCGCTCTGTAAAGGCCCCTTTTTTCACGGGCACAAGGACCGCAGCCAGGACTCAGGAGCCAGGCCACAGCAGCTCTCATTTTTGACCCAAATCATGGAGCGAGAGCTTCCGCCTTCCTGTGAATTTCACTGCGTCACATTAAACACACTGAAGTTCGTCTTTTAGccacaagagagaaaaaaaaccagcaagATCAATGCATCTTATTGACTCGTATTTTCACTGCTACGTGTTACTGTGAGCGTGTTATTGCCGTTGTCTTTTAATAAGACCACTGGGATGGTGCCGAGCCACCAACGTGCACACAGCGCGAGCCCGAAAGAGTAATTAATCATTGACAAGTTGTCAAAACAGAAAGAACTTCCTCTCCGATGCTGGGCAGCGGATTGGTTTGGTGCTCAGTTTGAGTCTGGTTTACTGGGAAAAAGGAAATCGTTGTTCAGaactgaagtgaagcagaaatcCCAGCTGTCATCTCTGTGGAGTGATTCAATGATTCTGTTCAGACTGGATTTCTGAATAAATATGTTGAGAAACCATGTGGTTTATAAGTCAGGCGCTCATAGATTTCAACAGATTTGTTTCAGTTTGACAGAGCAGCATTTTCATGGAATATCAGAATGTAACAACTTTGTAAACAAAACTGATAAGCAGATAGTCTGAAGATCTAATTATAGAtgacaaaacaataaataaatacaccaaGTCTGTCTACAAAGGGCCAACTTTAACTTGAAGGATGACACAGCAAATTTTTAATattacagaggaaaacactaTTTTCTTCTCTTCAATTTTCTCTTATTAATTATTCTTACTTATATTACTTTgttaatttaaactttaaacattttagtttttttgttttatacatTGTAAACCTGACATTTGTTCTTGAGATGAAGTTTGACACTCCTGTCTGAAGCAGGTAGCAGATATATCATGCGGCTTATCAGTTGAGAAAGTCATAAAATCATCGAAGGAAACACGATAATGCAACGACTGCTGTTTACTGGTGAGGAGAAAGAATAGCAAAGAGGCTGCATCTTTCCTTAATTAACCTCAAGTCAACACACaggaggtcatgtgaccaggaAGACCCGCAGGTGTAAAGATCAAACGCACACGGCTGAAGCTCACGAGCACGTGAGTGCGTTCTGCGCTCAGTGGAATCCTTCTACAAACTTCTGCTTTCGCCTGATGTACAGGTGAGTGCTGCCACACATCTTGGAAGCAGATGAACATATTCCCTGAAAATgcttatatataaaaaaaagtatcttCTTTATGTTTTCTCTTGAGTTCGCCATTGGTTTATGGATTTGTTTACATTTCGCTcgtccttcctcctctgcactGTATTAGCTGTTATTTCAATAACTGGATGGTTTCTACTCTCCTATGGTTCTCTTGTAGCTCAAGCTGTTAAAATGCCTATAATCTCCATTTTTGGAGGCTTTTCGTTCGTTAATGCAACAgatatgcaaaataaaaaaaatgcacaattgGTTGAACTTGTCCATTTAGATTATTTACGGAGAATTTGGTCGATTCTGATTACCTCCTTTCAATTTTTACTCTAATACTACTTTACTGCACTAAATGCTGATTCCCTCCATATCAAGATATAGACCAGATGCAGCTGTCTTAAAATTCTGAGATAGTTGGCCTTTAAATGTCCAATATCTTTAAAAACTTGATtggatttgattaaaaaaaaaaaaaaatctcgtaGGTCAGAGATGACCTGGTTAATGGTTGGCTTAATGGACATTGAAGtgattcagttttctttgtttcttctgaATTCAGGTGCTCACTTGATTGCGAGTTATTTTCAATGAGGCTCttgatttgtttaaaaagtcAGTCATTGTTTACACACAGTCACCTGCACTAGTTTTGTGTCCTGTGTGTCACAAGGTGCACCACTGAAGAGCAAACATGCTTTTCCAAAGCATAGAGGCGAAACACTGATGATATTGTTGATATAAGACAATTTAAACAGGAAGTGTCTCGCTCTTTTCGTAAATGTTTGCAGAAGCAACATCATTCTttgtgttattgtttggtcgccGCTGAGTTTCTGTTGTTAGTTCTAAAGAAATGTGAGGCAGTGCAGATGGTGTTCACAGTATCTTTTTAGAGAAAAATTCACTTGAGGTGCATCATTTGCGATGATCAACCACTAGGGAGCAGTAAAAACCcagttttgacctttgacagaGTCACAGAATAAAACGGTGAATGAAGGGAAAGCTGAATTATTTTACAAACACGTCagtttttgcttatttcaaaAGTAATTTGATGTGAGCTTAT is from Salarias fasciatus chromosome 7 unlocalized genomic scaffold, fSalaFa1.1 super_scaffold_4, whole genome shotgun sequence and encodes:
- the ch25hl2 gene encoding cholesterol 25-hydroxylase-like protein 2 produces the protein MRTGRLLRSEALSWMSEVDNVTGGQSGDLVLQPIWDYLHQNHHDFLRSPLFPVALSITTYFLLVGLYTVLDLLAPSWPCINRYRLHPDRLVTWPNIWTTLGVTVYNHLLYIFPAAVAQWLWRPPTPLPREAPTLWSFSLGILGCMVVFDFQYYLWHLLHHRVPWLYRTFHAVHHQYNQPFSLVTQYLSGWELFSVGFWATVDPILLQCHCLTTWAFMVFNVYVSTEDHCGYDFPWSMHNLVPFGLWGGAPKHDAHHQRPGTNFAPFFSHWDWLGGTHSVPTASSHTAAGEPDDMKEGKD